One segment of Castanea sativa cultivar Marrone di Chiusa Pesio chromosome 3, ASM4071231v1 DNA contains the following:
- the LOC142627531 gene encoding G-type lectin S-receptor-like serine/threonine-protein kinase At4g03230: MKMGATTVIKGWSANCMLCSMFILYLPVLLCSFHVYCADRVSLRYGQRIRDHAETLVSPGRKFELGFFSPAGSSGDKRYVGIWYMWDKRTVVWVANRDHPLINTTTGAFGFAKDGDLQVWDTSTEKVHWYSKCYYWWCESRNTTDTIVNLTDSGNLVLYGYPSESGSVTSLWESFENPTDTFLPGMLLHGDINLTSWRDRDDPETGNFTYMLDPVGNSKTQIVNNEGKIYWKSKENGKYYSLVATREGQNRYNFENARLVMNFSGKLEYWEQITNGTWSLLGVHPRDNCSVHNSCGKFGCCNLNNNKIPCKCLPGFMPHVAQKWYSGDFSDGCTRNSMSCGDAFLNLKMMNVGGKPEQSYHVGNETECKELCLKICNCKSYRYDQRSVKACSIWTQELVNLQEGNVDGYSYNLSIRVAVSDIEPTVQNCEPCGTNMIPYPLSTSSNCGDPMYFSFNCDTSGQVSFKAPSGTYRVTNIDQNTSKFFIQVKDVGSLRLNQSLPFNLTTPRNSSSNVSSRVTDDVEIFWEPPLEPICNLSADCKDWPHSTCQSAIDGKKRCLCTKSFRWDGTKLSCTQVSSPSEKGMIFLLIVGITSVIVLCAIIFIYIWRRKTTKRQENRQIDQRNRVQRMLYGESYVQDLIDSGEFQEEDEEGIDVPFYDLESIRVATNNFSDENKLGQGGYGPVYKGKLPSGQEIAVKRLSSVSGQGLQEFKNEVVLIAKLQHRNLVRLYGYCIKGNEKILIYEYMANKSLDFFIFDQKQSILLDWEMRFNIILGIARGLLYLHQDSRLRIIHRDLKTSNVLLDHEMNPKISDFGLARIVGDKQTEANTTKVAGTYGYMSPEYALDGIFSIKSDIFSFGVVLLEIISGKKNTGFYQSRQAMSLLSYAWRLWTDDKLLDLMDETLRDTCIADQFVKCLNIGLLCVQHDPSDRPTMSIIIKMLDGETVNLPTPKQPAFSIRRDQTNSTSSSRPESNNELTNSLEGR, encoded by the exons atgaaaatgggaGCAACCACCGTAATTAAGGGATGGTCCGCAAACTGCATGCTGTGTTCCATGTTCATCTTGTACTTACCAGTACTGCTGTGTTCCTTTCATGTTTATTGCGCTGATAGAGTTTCTTTGAGGTATGGCCAGCGGATTAGAGACCATGCAGAAACTCTGGTTTCGCCTGGAAGAAAGTTTGAATTAGGATTCTTTAGTCCTGCTGGAAGTTCTGGCGACAAAAGATACGTTGGAATATGGTACATGTGGGATAAGCGAACAGTTGTATGGGTTGCCAATCGAGATCACCCGCTTATCAATACTACTACTGGAGCTTTCGGATTTGCAAAAGATGGCGATCTCCAGGTGTGGGATACGAGTACTGAGAAGGTTCATTGGTATTCGAAATGTTATTATTGGTGGTGTGAATCGCGCAATACTACAGACACGATTGTGAATCTCACGGACTCTGGAAACCTGGTACTATACGGATACCCATCCGAATCCGGTAGTGTGACAAGTCTGTGGGAGAgctttgaaaatccaactgatACGTTTCTTCCAGGCATGTTGTTGCATGGAGACATCAATTTGACTTCTTGGAGAGACCGTGATGACCCTGAAACTGGGAACTTCACGTATATGCTAGATCCAGTCGGAAATTCGAAGACACAAATCGTCAACAATGAGGGGAAGATTTACTGGAAAAGCAAGGAGAATGGTAAGTATTACTCTTTAGTCGCGACAAGAGAAGGTCAAAATCGTTATAATTTTGAGAATGCAAGGTTGGTGATGAATTTTAGTGGGAAGTTAGAGTATTGGGAACAGATCACAAACGGGACTTGGTCGTTGTTAGGGGTGCATCCGAGAGACAATTGTAGTGTGCACAATTCTTGTGGAAAATTTGGTTGctgtaatttaaacaataataaaattccATGCAAATGTTTGCCAGGGTTCATGCCCCATGTCGCTCAGAAGTGGTATTCTGGAGATTTTTCAGATGGGTGCACCAGAAATTCGATGTCCTGTGGTGACGCCTTCTTGAACTTAAAGATGATGAATGTAGGCGGAAAACCAGAACAAAGTTATCATGTCGGAAACGAAACAGAATGCAAAGAGTTGTGCCTTAAAATCTGCAACTGCAAGTCTTATAGATATGATCAACGCTCAGTAAAGGCATGCTCGATTTGGACGCAGGAGCTAGTTAATCTTCAAGAGGGGAATGTTGACGGTTACAGTTATAACCTCTCCATCCGTGTAGCAGTTTCGGATATAG AACCAACTGTACAAAATTGTGAGCCTTGTGGCACAAACATGATCCCTTATCCACTTAGCACTAGCTCAAATTGTGGTGATCCTATGTACTTCAGTTTCAATTGCGACACCTCTGGTCAGGTTAGCTTCAAGGCCCCAAGTGGGACATATCGAGTCACTAATATCGATCAAAATACATCAAAGTTTTTTATCCAAGTCAAGGATGTAGGAAGTCTGCGGCTAAACCAGTCATTGCCATTTAATCTAACTACTCCAAGAAACTCTAGTTCTAATGTTTCATCTAGAGTTACAGATGATGTTGAGATTTTTTGGGAGCCACCACTGGAGCCAATCTGTAATTTATCTGCAGATTGCAAGGATTGGCCACATTCAACTTGCCAATCAGCAATTGATGGGAAGAAGAGGTGCCTTTGCACCAAAAGCTTTCGATGGGATGGCACAAAGTTAAGTTGTACGCAAG TCTCTTCACCATCAGAAAAAGGAATGATATTTCTTCTGATTGTTGGAATAACTAGTGTGATTGTTCTCTGTGCCATTATTTTTATCTACATATGGCGAAGGAAGACGACCAAGAGACAAG AAAATAGACAAATTGACCAAAGAAATCGAGTGCAACGCATGTTATATGGTGAAAGCTATGTCCAAGACTTGATAGATTCAGGTGAGTTccaagaagaagatgaggaaggaatAGATGTACCTTTTTACGATTTGGAAAGCATACGAGTTGCTACTAATAACTTTTCAGATGAAAACAAGCTTGGACAAGGAGGCTATGGGCCTGTTTACAAG GGTAAGCTTCCAAGTGGTCAAGAAATTGCAGTAAAGAGGCTTTCAAGTGTCTCAGGTCAAGGTCTACAAGAATTTAAGAACGAGGTGGTATTGATTGCAAAACTTCAGCATCGGAACCTTGTCAGACTCTATGGATATTGCATAAAAGGGAATGAAAAGATTTTAATATATGAGTACATGGCTAACAAAAGTTTAGACTTCTTCATATTTG ATCAAAAGCAAAGCATACTTTTGGACTGGGAGATGCGTTTCAACATCATTTTGGGAATTGCTCGAGGGCTTCTTTATCTCCACCAAGACTCTAGATTAAGGATCATTCATAGAGATTTGAAAACTAGTAATGTTCTTCTAGACCATGAAATGAACCCCAAAATATCTGACTTTGGGTTGGCGAGGATTGTTGGTGACAAGCAAACTGAGGCAAACACAACAAAAGTAGCTGGAACTTA TGGCTATATGTCTCCGGAATATGCATTAGATGGAATCTTCTCAATCAAATCCgatatttttagttttggtgTAGTTTTACTTGAGATTATAAGTGGAAAGAAGAACACAGGTTTTTATCAGTCCAGACAAGCAATGAGTCTTCTAAGTTAT GCATGGAGATTGTGGACCGATGACAAGCTGTTGGATTTAATGGACGAGACCCTACGAGATACTTGCATTGCAGATCAGTTTGTGAAGTGCCTAAATATTGGTCTCTTATGTGTACAACATGACCCAAGTGATCGCCCCACCATGTCAATTATTATCAAGATGCTTGATGGTGAAACTGTGAACCTTCCAACTCCCAAACAACCAGCCTTTTCCATAAGGAGAGACCAAACCAACTCAACTTCTTCAAGTAGACCAGAATCAAATAATGAATTAACGAATAGTCTTGAAGGACGATGA